CATGCTcacctttttattttatttgcaaaACTATTTGATCTCAACCAAGCCAAGTGGCAGAAGAAATTGCACTTAGGATAGATTTGGATTGCTAGGTTTGTTATACCTTCAAAGACTTGGTAAATGTCATCCCTAGTTTCACTTAAACAACCTTTATGAAACAGCTGCAACGACTAATCTATCCTATTAACGAGGCCAATAATTTGTTTAATAATATTAGAACCAAGCAACTGGTGAGAATATTGTTGCCATATCAGTACTATGAATGCTTGCTGAGACACGACTTTAGGGTATTCTTGtgtatcatttcttttttatctgAACCAAACATAGTGTTAATACTTGTTTACTTTACCTACAATTTTTAAGGTTTAAGGTCTCATCACTAATTTCTTACAGATTTCAACTTTGTGTGAAAAACAAGGAATATAGAGAACATGTGAAAGATCTGTCCTATTTATCCAAAGATCTCTGTAAAATTGTAATAGTTGATAACAACCCATTCAGTTTCTTGCTGCAACCATTGAATGGTATACCATGCATTCCTTTTTCTATTGGATAGCCATATGATAATCAGGTAAAAACTGTTCTCAGTGCCAATGcataatttaaaatctttaattgcAAATACTTTTGTTTTTCTTATTGTTGTTTGTTTCTCTTAACTAGCTTGTGTAGCTTTTGGATGTCCTTCCACTTCTCAAGCACTTGTCCCTTCAAAAGGATGTTATAACTATACTTTATGAGAGGTTCCATATGCCTAAATAGTTTCAAATGCATGGAATTCCTGCTTCTTGTTGATAGTGTAAAAATAACCATGTTCAAACAGCTATGGTTCTTGTCTGGGAGACCGAAAAAATCGTTACCTTATTTACATTTTGCCGCCAAATCCTACATTTTCTTACATAATGCCATTGTTATGAATAGGTGCAGTAAAACAGGCATATTTGCTTGAGTTACAAATTCTAAATAGTTGCGTCTTTCGTTGTAGTTGCTAATCAAGTTAATGATGATTTAAGTAGACTCCAATTCTTTAGTAATTAGGTGTACTGACACCAGTATTGATAAATTTGAAAGTtctagatatttttttaaaaattcttctTTCATCATATACCCATATCAATATAAAAGTGTTGTCAATAAGATTGATTACATCATTCAGGAAGCTACATAGATCTTCAGTATAGTGACCGGCAACAAGCTATagatgattaaaaattaatatataattagagttgaatttatttatatagatGATTAGAAATTATTTATGCATCTtgtgttatgtgattatttcttttttgtaaGCAAATAAACTAGATAagcaaccaactcaacttaaaATATTTCGTGCAACTCACATAAAAAAGATGAGTCAAGGTGTCTgcttatttattattatcacattatttttctatttgttaTGTTAGCATTAGTTGTTTATGGTTATTATTTCTGAAAGAAATAAAAGGGGGTTTATGGTTTTGGATCTTCTGATATTGCAAAATCAGGAACTCCAACTATCTTTTTCTCATGCACATCAACTCATACTAGAGGACCTTTTTAAGCTATATTTTCTTTAGAGGAGATTGAACAAATACTAGAGCAAAACCGGatcaaaatgaaagaaaaaatggaGTAAATGCAAAAGTAAATACGAGTGCATATAGAAAAACAAGTAAAAGATCATATTAAATCATTGAATAACGAAAAAAATATCTTCACCACATAATACAACTGCAGATTTTACTTCTCTATCAAATGATTCAGCAAATTGAtggattagttttaaattttgtggacattgttaagtattatagatttattctaaatttttaactttataaatattgttaaatatttgTGTATATGAACATGAATTATAATGATTATGAatgatatttgatttatattaaatatgtttcttagttataaattatttagattataCCAAGAATgtctaaataaaaatagaaattattttattgacgataacaaatattattgaaaatataaataattttgcgATTGAATTCCAATAGATTAGCGATGGATTTGAGacgaatttgataaaataatctTAATATTTTTGACGGATTTACGACAACTTTTGTTAAAGTGTTCTTAATATTTTTGATGGATTTTTCGTTGTTAATTATTTTCGACAGATTAGCGATGGATCGTTTAATGGATgacttcaaaattttcaatgaaTTTAGCGACGAACAAAGTTTATCTCAAACATTTTCCATAAAATTATTCGTAAAAAATCTATCACAAATTCATCGTAAATTTTTTCAACGAAGTTTAGATCCGTTAAAAATCTAtcgataatatttttaataaattataaatttatcagaataaattaattatataactttAAGCGACGAATCTAAATCCGTCGAAAATCCATCGCTGAAAGTACCAGCAATGGCTTTCGAACTATTCCGTTATTAAtagtctatttttttaatagtaaaaattgagagattaaATTGCTTAGtttttaaagtgtaatttatagCCTTTGAAATGTAGTAAAACTCATAACTTATTTTCTAACTTTTTTTAatactaaatatttaattttttaaattattattttataatgaaataattttttaattttagttaattatttattaaataaatcaactcaaattaaaatgactcgatttttataaatattaaaattataaatattaaattattataaattattaaaattaaaagtattaaaccgttataaaaaatgaaatttaaaagattaaattattatgattcaataataaattttaatagaaatattattttattaatagaatgaaaacttaaaacttaattttttgttattaaaataataaagactaatttaaatttgttttgattttttaagttataataatatataaaattttcattataaatctatttaattttattttatttttaaaataatttatcattaattattattttttaaataattatttaaaatatttcttactatatattaaaataaataaaataaaaattaataaaaaaattataataaattataaaacagAAAGCGTATTAATGTTAAATTCAAGAGCTAAATAGTAAACGtttggaaaataaaattatgcggTAGGCGAAGGGAAGCTGAGCTATCGAAATTGGATGGAAATGTCGGCATGTTCAACGTGAAATTTGAGACGGAATTATTCCTTGGCAGTGAGTGATCCCATCATCTGCCTAGATCGAGACTGGGTCTGGGCCTGTCCAATAAAAACTTCCCTGCCTCCCTTTCACATTAGAAATATTTTGTCTACTTTTcttcataaaattattttaattgaaactgaatattttaaaatttcaaaacaatttttttaaaaataaaacaagttaatattattaatttaatatttatgtaaaactaatttattagataaattaataaatttaataataattatacataaatagatatgaaataatattattaatataaattacaaGCAACTTGCAAGATTATGTTTGGTTTAAAGATCTTATTGACTGAAAATTTCGGCCAACGGCTTACATCTGTTTAAAGTTTCtgcttcaaaattaaaaattacacgGTAAACATTTCTTTTGACATCTTAACGAGGAATTGAATGTATGCTTACAACATTCAATTCAAGCGGTCTGGTCTTATTGCTGGGCTGATCGCCCCCCAATTTTGTATGACCTCCGAAGGAAAGCAATTAATGTCAGAGGACTAACAAACTGCTTGGACCCGTAACAATCCACAAATTTTCCATTTTTGATAAGGAATATCTCGGGAACTAACTTAAAGTTGTTGCTGTGGGACACTAATGCAATTCCATGTCTGAaactttgaattaaattattttttatatttccatTTGATATAAAGAGTAATAATAAAAGGAAACTAAGGGTTACAATATACTCTCCAATTAAGGTTACAGGAAGCCGCATCTAATTTGTAAAAGTAAGTACATGACGAAAGgctaaaattaaacaaaattgtATGTTTCTCTTCCAAGTTTGTCTATCTTTCAATTTGTATTAGCAAGGCTTGTCTCTTGATCAATTGAAGAAATGGCAGGCGTCTGTTCTGAATACGCGGAGCCCGTGTAAAGAATTTTTCTAAGCTCGTTGTACCTCTGCGCATTGAAATTATGGTGCTGCATGAGCTTTTTCTGCTTGGCATTAAACCTGCTTTGGTAAAATCCTTCAAAAGAAGGCTCTTTGGAAGTCCTGAGGAAAAAGGCGTATCCTGCCATGCAATACATTGATGTGACATAGAAGCAAATAGGCTCCATGACGTCCCATGAGAGTTCCCAAAAGGTTAGCCTCATGAAGGCGGCTGTTTGGACAACAAAATAACCAAGCCCACCCCAGAGTTCTCGGCGAACAAGTTTATCGGCTTTTTTGTCGATTGCAGCTTTCTGCTTCTCCAAGTGTTCTAGTTCCTTTCTTCTTGGATCGTTGGGGCCGATTGCTGGGAATGGGATTAGTCCTCCAATTGCTTTCAACACCTATAATaacaagaaaaggaaaatttgTTTGGGTAAAACACAGCTCTATCACGGCGTCTATGATTTGTTAGCTAATAATTGATGATAATAGACTAGAACAAAGCTTGGAAAACCCTTAAATTCGGCATGAAGAACAATGAAATAgaattgagaattttttttaaaaaataaatagtcaaaaaataaaaaagaaaacagcTGTGAATGTTAGCACATCAGTAGAAAAAAATCAACTCTTCAAAAGAGGACggaataaaattcaaaaaaagtACAAAAAAAAACCGACGACATTGAAGCTAAAAACCAAGagctttaaaaaggaaaaatactGATCCGTTTATGTTCTCTTCTGTCAAGAATAATGAATAAGAAtatctaattaattataaagCTAATGTAGGTTTCTTTTAATCAGATTACTAGTTCCAAATGTCTAAGAGTCCAGTGGCTGGAATCTCTAGGCCCGACGATCCTAGAGGCACAAGGATTTTTCTCTCTCATCAAATACATCAGGACcctcatttcattttttttttttttttgcgtcAAATATTTTCCCATTCTTATTCTTcgtttaatttcataaaactaTATGTTTTAATTAGATTTTGGGTTGACATGGAGTTCAGGTGGCAAGGCAAGGCTTTCTGGGTTTTATCCCATAGGCCTTGCACCACAGGTGAAACAAATCTTGTCACCGTACAAACTGATCTTGCGAAACAACAAAGTTTCATTCTCCTGTCGAAAAAACACacaaaaaaataatcataaaaccATATCAGTTCTCGGTAGTTCccaagttttttttaaaaaaaaaaaaaaaaaaaaaagagaatgtaATTATCTGGTTATTGGAAATCACTTTCCAAGGACCATATGTATGCAAGCTATTGCTATTGTTTATCTGTTACATAAATTAACAAGCAGAGATAATAATTCAGTTATGAATAGGAATTGGAATCAAGTAGTAAAAGATAAATTTACCTGCTCTGGTTTGAGGAACACGACATTGCCCAGTACGATTACTGTGCCGGATTCATCAAGCGTTTTCGCTATCCGGATTCCTTGTTCCAGATCCGAACAGCCTTCTCCGCAGATCCGAACGAACTCGGGGTAAAGTGTCCAGCTATTCTCCATCCCTCTTAGCCTCGATTTCACCACTTCCAATTGCGCCGCCCTCAACAACTTCCTCGCATCCTCCACTGTCAAGCCTTCCTTCTCCGGTCGTGATTCATCTGGATACTTTATTGCAGGCGGTATCAGACCGTCCAATTTGATCCTATTCTTTGCAATGTCAAAAGACCTGAGTTTATCCACCAGAGATTCCCCGATTTGCATCGACAGTAGCTCTG
This genomic interval from Manihot esculenta cultivar AM560-2 chromosome 12, M.esculenta_v8, whole genome shotgun sequence contains the following:
- the LOC110627399 gene encoding calcium uniporter protein 2, mitochondrial; its protein translation is MAFKKTLAERLFRISKISNQSLSNCRISSPAVQTRIPQNPSKSNISPDPGDNGIFRRLFHKGAVLPSSNSPELLSMQIGESLVDKLRSFDIAKNRIKLDGLIPPAIKYPDESRPEKEGLTVEDARKLLRAAQLEVVKSRLRGMENSWTLYPEFVRICGEGCSDLEQGIRIAKTLDESGTVIVLGNVVFLKPEQVLKAIGGLIPFPAIGPNDPRRKELEHLEKQKAAIDKKADKLVRRELWGGLGYFVVQTAAFMRLTFWELSWDVMEPICFYVTSMYCMAGYAFFLRTSKEPSFEGFYQSRFNAKQKKLMQHHNFNAQRYNELRKILYTGSAYSEQTPAISSIDQETSLANTN